One Paroedura picta isolate Pp20150507F chromosome 3, Ppicta_v3.0, whole genome shotgun sequence genomic window carries:
- the LOC143833641 gene encoding protein bicaudal D homolog 2-like, translated as MPAASMAQDPAKLQAEVDRLTAELREATQEKVQAAEYGLAVLEENGELKQHCSELEGQLEVMRLEVTRMKEALTESHSVHKRATADGESREEHLLREAASKEARLNQCIEDLQGDVKHLRSQLENTAAESERLGAALQDLRKECQSIDAERARLREQTKQAKARELRQLQDCAELEEENISLQKQVSVLKSSQVEFESIKRALSCREEELALAGSQLSEVGRLRDLAEHQLQEALEALQAEREQKQELRRELATCARGHHASLSSLQANLEELNHSQAEGEEQDSGFANGSTLGSGRASTPHGGTPAPGLVADLFSELNLAEIQKLQEQLLQAENEKTSLASDLQELKAQLTTTKEALAQQQQQQRSSHDAQHCPASEAGPPRDRAALRPQEREDWRNAVERAQLAAQREQEAAAQLESDLRVARWVALECQSRLAQAQEELLCFSEELAGLYHHVCACHSLTPQRVVLDYYREGRGAQSMRRRRSSRKVPEAGSGGDRSPGSGPGSPCGLEPLNLANLTGVLREQLGHLQVALSLAHRQSPVGHGAELERDKEALVEEVLKLKSLLSTKREQIATLRTVLKANKQTAEAALSNLKGQYEGEKVLTSEMMAKLRHELKALKEDAATFCSLRAMFASRCDQYVSQLDEMQRQLSAAEDEKKTLSSLLRMAIQQKLALTQRLESLETPADVRGVRRRPLRAAKSTLR; from the exons GCCTTGACGGAGTCCCACAGCGTCCACAAAAGGGCCACGGCCGACGGGGAGAGCCGGGAGGAGCACCTCCTCCGAGAAGCGGCCTCCAAGGAGGCACGCTTGAATCAGTGCATCGAGGATCTCCAGGGGGACGTGAAGCATCTCagatcccagctggagaacaCTGCGGCGGAGAGCGAGCGTCTTGGGGCGGCTCTGCAGGACCTGAGGAAG GAATGCCAAAGCATAGACGCGGAGCGCGCTCGGCTGCGCGAACAAACCAAGCAGGCCAAGGCCAGAGAGCTGCGCCAGCTGCAGGACTGCgcggagctggaggaggagaacaTCTCCCTGCAGAAGCAGGTCTCCGTGCTCAAGAGTAGCCAG GTGGAGTTTGAAAGCATCAAGCGTGCCCTCAGCTGCCGGGAGGAGGAGCTGGCCCTCGCGGGGAGCCAGCTGTCGGAAGTGGGGCGCCTGCGGGACCTGGCCGAGCACCAGCTGCAGGAGGCGCTGGAAGCCCTGCAGGCCGAGCGGGAGCAGAAGCAGGAGCTGCGGAGGGAGCTGGCCACCTGCGCCAGGGGCCACCACGCCTCGCTCAGCAGCCTGCAGGCCAACCTGGAGGAGCTGAACCACAGCCAGGCGGAAGGCGAGGAGCAGGACAGCGGCTTCGCCAACGGCAGCACCCTGGGGAGTGGCAGGGCTTCCACCCCCCACGGAGGCACGCCTGCCCCGGGCCTCGTGGCTGACCTCTTCAGCGAGCTCAACCTGGCAGAGATCCAGAAGCTGCAAGAGCAGCTGCTCCAG GCGGAGAACGAGAAGACCTCCCTGGCGTCTGACTTGCAGGAGCTGAAAGCGCAGCTCACCACCACCAAGGAGGCCCTGgcgcaacagcagcagcagcagcgcagcAGCCACGACGCGCAGCACTGTCCGGCCTCGGAGGCTGGCCCTCCCCGAGACAGAGCTGCCCTGCGCCCCCAGGAGAGAGAGGACTGGCGCAATGCGGTGGAGagggcccagctggctgcccaaaGGGAGCAGGAGGCGGCTGCGCAGCTGGAGTCGGACTTGCGGGTGGCCCGGTGGGTCGCCCTGGAGTGTCAGTCGCGCCTGGCCCAGGCCCAGGAGGAGCTGCTGTGCTTCTCGGAGGAGCTGGCCGGGCTGTACCACCACGTCTGTGCCTGCCACAGCCTCACCCCGCAGCGGGTGGTGTTGGATTACTACCGGGAGGGCCGCGGAGCCCAGAGCATGCGGAGGCGGCGCTCTTCCAGGAAGGTCCCGGAGGCGGGCAGCGGCGGGGACCGGTCCCCCGGCAGCGGCCCCGGCTCCCCCTGCGGCCTGGAGCCCCTCAACCTGGCCAACCTGACCGGCGTCCTCCGGGAGCAGCTGGGGCACCTGCAGGTGGCGCTCTCCCTGGCACACCGGCAGAGCCCCGTGGGGCACGGGGCGGAACTGGAGCGGGACAAGGAGGCCCTGGTGGAGGAAGTGCTGAAGCTGAAGTCCCTACTGAGCACCAAGCGCGAGCAGATTGCCACCCTGCGCACCGTCCTGAAGGCCAACAAGCAG acgGCCGAGGCGGCCCTCTCCAACCTCAAAGGCCAGTACGAGGGCGAGAAGGTCCTCACGTCCGAGATGATGGCCAAGTTGCGGCACGAGCTCAAAGCCCTGAAGGAGGACGCGGCCACCTTCTGCTCGCTGCGCGCCATGTTTGCCAGCAG gtgcGACCAGTACGTCAGCCAGCTGGACGAGATGCAGCGGCAGCTGTCGGCAGCCGAGGACGAGAAGAAGACGTTGAGCTCCCTGCTGCGCATGGCCATCCAGCAGAAGCTGGCGCTGACCCAGCGCTTGGAGTCCCTGGAGACCCCAGCAGACGTGCGGGGGGTCAGGCGGAGGCCCCTCAGAGCGGCCAAGAGCACCTTG CGATGA